CCGCACCGCCCTCAGCCTGCGGCACCGCGACGACGGGGCGGCTGACGTTGCCGCGCATGCGTATCTCCTGAACGTGTTCCGGGGGGATTTCGCGCAAGAAGCGCGAAGGTCTGGGATAGGATTCCTTGCCGTAGAGCCGGCGCGATTCCGCGTGGGTCATGTACAACTGGCGGCGCGCGCGGGTGATGCCCACGTAACAGAGCCGCCGCTCCTCTTCCAGGCGTCCGGTTTCCTCCAGCGATTGCATGCTGGGAAATAAGCCTTCCTCAAGGCCCACCATGAACACCAGATCGAACTCCAAACCTTTGGCGGAGTGCAGGCTCATGAGCTGCACGCAGTCCTCGAAGGGATCGCCCTGGCTTTCACCCGCTTCCAGCGCCGCGTGGGCCAGGAACTGGTCGAGGCGGCTCAGGCCCTCGTCCGCTTCCGCCTCGTTTTCGAACTGGCGGGCGGCATTGACCAGTTCTTCCAGGTTTTCCACCCGAGTCTCGGCCTGCTCGCTCTTTTCCTTGCGGTAGTAATCGATGAGGCCTGAATGCTGAATGACCTGATGCACCTGCTCGAACAAGGGCCGCTCCCGGGCCTGCCGAGCCAACTCATCCGCGAGCGCGAGAAAACCGGCGAGCAATCCGCGCGCGCGCGCCGGCAGGGATCCGCCCTGGCTGAGCAGTTGCGCCGCCTGCCACAGCGAGCAGGCCTGATCCCGCGCCAGTTCACGCACCGCATCCAGCGTGCGTGCACCGATGCCGCGGGTGGGGGTGTTGATGATGCGCTCGAAGGAAGGGTCGTCGTCCCGATTGGATAGCAGCCTCAGATAGGCCAGCGCGTCCTTGATCTCGGCGCGCTCGAAAAAACGCAGACCGCCGTAAACCCGGTAAGGAATGCCCAGCGCCATGAGCTTTTCCTCGAACTGGCGCGACTGGGCGTTGGAACGGTAGAGAATCGCCGCTTCGGATCGCCGGTGACCCTCCTGCGCCCACTGGCGGATGCGGTCCACCACAAAATAGGCCTCATCCTGTTCGTTGAAGGCCGCATACAGCCGGATGGGCTCGCCGCCGCCACCGTCGGTCCAGAGGTTCTTGCCTAGGCGGCCCTCATTGCGGGCGATCAGGGCGTTGGCCGCGCCCAGTATGTTGCCGGTTGAGCGGTAGTTCTGTTCCAGCCGCACCAGCTGGTGGGCCGGGTAATCCTGCTGAAAGCGGTACAGGTTCTCGATGCGCGCGCCGCGCCAGCCATAGATGGACTGGTCATCATCGCCCACCACGAAAAGGTTGTTCCGGTCCCGGGTCAGCAGGTTGAGCCAGGCATACTGGATGCTGTTGGTGTCCTGGAACTCGTCCACCAGTACATGACGGAAGCGCCTCTGGTAATGGGCCAGGGGCTCCGCGTTATCCCGCAGGAATTCATGGGCGCGCAGCAGCAGTTCGGCGAAATCCACCAGGCCGGTGCGATCGCACTGTTCCTCGTACACGCGGTAGACGCGCTGCAACTGCCGTTCGAACGGATCGTAGCTTTCCGCCAGGTGGCGCGCGCGCAGGCCTTCGTCCTTCTGCGCATTGATGTACCACTGGATCTGACGGGGCGGCCAGCGCGCCTCGTCCAGTTCCAGATTCTTCAGGATGCGGCGGATCAGCCGGTACTGGTCGTCCGAGTCGAGTATCTGGAAGGTCTCGGGCAAGCCGGCTTCCCGGGCGTGCCGGCGCAGCAGCCTATGCGCCAGCCCGTGGAAAGTGCCCATCCACATGCCGCCGGCCGGGAAATTCAGCAGGGTTTCGATGCGTCCGCGCATTTCCCGGGCGGCCTTGTTGGTGAAGGTAACCGACAGAATGCTGTTGGGTGAGACTGCCTCGACTTGCATCAGCCAGGCGATGCGGTGCACCAGCACCCGCGTCTTGCCGCTGCCGGCGCCCGCCAGTACCAGCATGGCGGTGGGCGGCGCGGTGACCGCCATGCGCTGCGCGTCGTTCAGCGGCTCAATGATGGGGGTAATATCCATGGGTCCATTTTACCGGAATCGTCTTGCGCTATTTCATTTCAGCCTGCACAATCGAAAAGCTGTCCCAATACATAAAAGAGGAGGATTGTGCGATGAATTTTGATTTCAAGAAGATGACCAAGAAAGAGATCAACGTCGGCCTGAAAGACCAGAAGATTCGCTATGGAGCCGGCGCCGCGCTGATTCTGCTGTCGGTAGTGATGGGCAATGTGCTCTTGTTGATCGTGGGTGGCGTCCTGGTGGCCACCGGATTCATGCGCTGGTGCCCCGCGTATTCCGGGATGGGCAAGAGCACCGTCGATCCCAACGATCCTGTACCTGCTCCAAGTGTCCCTCATGGCGAGGGAGAACAGCACTAAACGGATTCCGGGGCAGGTTTTCGGGCCTGCCCCAACGCATCAATCCTCGCGTCTGTATTCCCCTTCTATGACATTGGTCGTCTGGCCTCCAGCCTGCTGTGGGTCCACGCCGTAGCGGTGTTTGACCAGATAGGCGGCGAGGGTTTTGCGCGTGGACGGAATTAGGCAGATGAGGGCCATCAGGTCCGAGAGAAATCCGGGCACCAGCAAAAGAACGGCACCGGCCATGATCAGCATGCCGTCCATCAGTTCCGCGGCTGGCAATTCACCCCGCGCCAGACAGGCCTGCACCTTTTGCCAGGCTGCCCAGCTTTGAGTCCTGAGCAGATATCCGCCCGTTGA
The Methyloterricola oryzae genome window above contains:
- a CDS encoding FxsA family protein: MNIAQGLLIALLALPILEIYLLIKVAGTLGFLPTLLLLLAAASTGGYLLRTQSWAAWQKVQACLARGELPAAELMDGMLIMAGAVLLLVPGFLSDLMALICLIPSTRKTLAAYLVKHRYGVDPQQAGGQTTNVIEGEYRRED
- the uvrD gene encoding DNA helicase II, which codes for MDITPIIEPLNDAQRMAVTAPPTAMLVLAGAGSGKTRVLVHRIAWLMQVEAVSPNSILSVTFTNKAAREMRGRIETLLNFPAGGMWMGTFHGLAHRLLRRHAREAGLPETFQILDSDDQYRLIRRILKNLELDEARWPPRQIQWYINAQKDEGLRARHLAESYDPFERQLQRVYRVYEEQCDRTGLVDFAELLLRAHEFLRDNAEPLAHYQRRFRHVLVDEFQDTNSIQYAWLNLLTRDRNNLFVVGDDDQSIYGWRGARIENLYRFQQDYPAHQLVRLEQNYRSTGNILGAANALIARNEGRLGKNLWTDGGGGEPIRLYAAFNEQDEAYFVVDRIRQWAQEGHRRSEAAILYRSNAQSRQFEEKLMALGIPYRVYGGLRFFERAEIKDALAYLRLLSNRDDDPSFERIINTPTRGIGARTLDAVRELARDQACSLWQAAQLLSQGGSLPARARGLLAGFLALADELARQARERPLFEQVHQVIQHSGLIDYYRKEKSEQAETRVENLEELVNAARQFENEAEADEGLSRLDQFLAHAALEAGESQGDPFEDCVQLMSLHSAKGLEFDLVFMVGLEEGLFPSMQSLEETGRLEEERRLCYVGITRARRQLYMTHAESRRLYGKESYPRPSRFLREIPPEHVQEIRMRGNVSRPVVAVPQAEGGAGGFKLGQRVSHAKFGEGVILQAEGDGAQARVQVNFADAGTKWLMLAYANLQAI
- a CDS encoding YgaP family membrane protein; its protein translation is MNFDFKKMTKKEINVGLKDQKIRYGAGAALILLSVVMGNVLLLIVGGVLVATGFMRWCPAYSGMGKSTVDPNDPVPAPSVPHGEGEQH